From the genome of Vicia villosa cultivar HV-30 ecotype Madison, WI linkage group LG2, Vvil1.0, whole genome shotgun sequence, one region includes:
- the LOC131652232 gene encoding cytochrome P450 81E8-like encodes MTTFFLTLISLFFLIITFKLLFHTTATKFKNLPPGPPFLPIIGNLHQLKQPLHHTFQTLSQKHGQIFSLWFGSRLVVVVSSLKTAQECFTKHDIVLANRPHFLTGKYIAYNNTSVAQAPYGDHWRNLRRIISTEVLSSHRLSSFLEIRRDEIMRLVQKLAKVCYNGFSEVELKPLFSEMTFNTIMRMVSGKRYYGDDCDVCDVEEARLFREIIKEILVLRGANNVGDFLGFLRWFDFDGLEKRLKMLSKRADSFLQGLIDEHRLGKRNTNTMIDHLLKQQQSQPEYYTDQIIKGLIVVMLLAGTDTSSLTLEWAMSNLLNNPKILKKAKDELDTRTGQDQLIDEHDISKLPYIQSIVHETLRLHPAAPLLLPHLSSEDFTIKEYNVPQNTIVMVNAWAIHRDPNLWTDPTCFKPERFEKEGETSKLLSFGMGRRACPGINLAQRTVILTLGLLIQCFEWKRIGEEKIDMAEGKGITVGKRIPLKLMCKLHNPLKIKDT; translated from the exons CAAGAACCTTCCACCTGGCCCCCCATTCCTTCCAATAATTGGAAACCTTCATCAACTCAAACAACCCCTCCATCACACTTTCCAAACCTTATCACAGAAACACGGCCAAATCTTTTCTCTCTGGTTCGGTTCTCGTCTCGTCGTTGTTGTTTCTTCCTTAAAAACAGCACAAGAATGTTTTACCAAACACGACATCGTTTTAGCAAACCGTCCTCATTTCTTAACCGGCAAATATATTGCCTACAACAACACCTCAGTAGCACAAGCACCTTACGGTGATCATTGGCGCAATCTCCGCCGGATAATATCAACTGAGGTACTCTCATCTCACCGTTTAAGCTCCTTCTTGGAAATACGAAGAGACGAGATCATGAGACTAGTACAAAAGCTGGCAAAAGTTTGTTACAATGGTTTCTCAGAAGTGGAACTGAAGCCATTGTTTTCAGAAATGACATTCAACACCATCATGAGAATGGTGTCTGGGAAAAGATACTATGGTGATGATTGTGATGTGTGTGATGTTGAGGAAGCAAGGTTGTTTAGAGAGATAATTAAAGAGATTCTGGTTTTAAGAGGAGCTAACAATGTTGgtgattttttagggtttttaaggtGGTTTGATTTTGATGGTTTGGAGAAGAGGCTTAAGATGTTAAGTAAGAGAGCAGATTCATTTTTACAAGGACTCATTGATGAACATAGACTTGGAAAGAGGAACACTAATACTATGATTGATCATCTCTTGAAACAGCAACAATCACAACCTGAGTACTACACAGATCAAATCATCAAAGGACTTATTGTT GTTATGCTACTTGCAGGAACTGATACATCATCTTTAACCTTAGAATGGGCTATgtcaaatttattgaataatccaAAGATATTAAAGAAGGCAAAAGATGAATTAGACACTCGCACGGGACAAGATCAGTTGATAGATGAACATGATATTTCAAAACTTCCTTATATTCAAAGCATTGTCCACGAGACTCTTCGATTACATCCAGCTGCTCCATTATTATTGCCTCATCTGTCTTCTGAAGATTTTACAATTAAAGAATATAATGTCCCGCAAAACACAATTGTAATGGTCAATGCTTGGGCCATTCATAGAGATCCAAATTTGTGGACTGATCCTACATGTTTTAAGCCTGAGAGGTTTGAGAAAGAAGGTGAGACAAGTAAATTGCTTTCATTTGGAATGGGAAGAAGGGCTTGTCCGGGAATAAACTTGGCCCAACGTACAGTGATCTTGACTTTAGGATTATTGATTCAGTGTTTCGAGTGGAAGCGGATAGGTGAAGAAAAAATTGACATGGCCGAAGGAAAAGGAATCACAGTGGGGAAAAGAATTCCTTTAAAACTAATGTGCAAATTGCATAatccattgaagatcaaagataCATGA